One region of Arthrobacter sp. StoSoilB22 genomic DNA includes:
- a CDS encoding IclR family transcriptional regulator encodes MSVKEDTKTDMVGKALSLLVLLGNEPRGASAADLARSANLPFSTTYRLLGSLTRDGFVDYEPDGRRYHLGLRVFQLGQRVSNHHGFAATALPVLQRVTEITHEATILSVRDGNHHLTVNKVDGPKTFRVTSDPGHLGALHTTSVGKAIVAFEDEIERKRLLEELPLDPLTEHTITDRDKFREEIEQVRRQGYAVMDEENEIGMRAVAVPVLNSQGHAFASLATAVPVFRMSMEELIAHVPTLQEAAAELAARLPQR; translated from the coding sequence ATGAGTGTGAAAGAGGACACAAAGACCGACATGGTCGGCAAGGCCTTGAGCCTGTTGGTTCTATTGGGAAATGAACCGCGCGGGGCGAGTGCGGCGGATCTGGCAAGGAGTGCGAATCTCCCGTTCAGCACCACGTACAGACTGCTGGGTTCACTGACCCGCGATGGATTTGTTGACTACGAGCCCGATGGGCGTCGGTACCACTTGGGACTACGCGTCTTCCAGCTCGGCCAGCGCGTTTCCAATCACCACGGCTTCGCGGCAACGGCGCTGCCCGTCCTTCAGCGTGTCACTGAAATTACGCATGAGGCCACCATCTTGTCCGTGCGCGACGGCAATCATCACCTCACTGTAAACAAGGTGGACGGACCCAAGACCTTTCGGGTCACCAGCGACCCCGGTCACCTGGGCGCCTTGCACACTACCTCCGTGGGTAAGGCGATCGTGGCGTTTGAGGATGAGATCGAGCGGAAGAGGCTGCTGGAGGAGCTCCCCCTGGATCCGCTCACCGAGCACACCATTACCGACCGCGACAAGTTCCGCGAGGAGATCGAGCAGGTGCGACGCCAGGGTTACGCGGTGATGGATGAAGAAAACGAGATTGGCATGCGCGCCGTCGCTGTTCCGGTTCTCAACTCACAGGGCCATGCGTTCGCCTCCCTCGCCACGGCCGTCCCGGTGTTCCGCATGAGCATGGAGGAATTGATTGCCCACGTCCCTACCCTGCAGGAGGCCGCGGCTGAACTCGCGGCCCGCCTGCCCCAGCGGTGA
- a CDS encoding sugar phosphate isomerase/epimerase and 4-hydroxyphenylpyruvate domain-containing protein — protein sequence MRTGIATVCLSGTLKEKMQACAIAGFDGIEIFEQDLVTSPHSPEEVRTMAADLGLGLDLYQPFRDFDGVTPDLLKANLKRAEAKFKLMSRLGMDTILVCSNVATATIDDDDLRAEQLAELAELAGAHGVKVAYEALAWGKYVNDYEHAYRLVEMVDHPNLGTCLDSFHILSRDWDTAPIEQINAEKIFFVQVADAPKLSMDVLSWSRHYRVFPGEGQFELAKFMGHVVRAGYTGPVSLEVFNDVFRQSDTERTAVDAMRSLIWLEEQSAKWLASTSVADAPEDKAASRRRYPMELATLPKVSEPAGFNFAEVKADDTAQLEKLLGQLGFGFEGRHRTKDVQLWTMGQARVIINEQAASHTEPAIAALGFDVDSPVIASARAQQLKAPVVARKVQADEEVFQGISAPDSTEIFLCQGSPDGTAAWTHEFGEGLEHASSAQNAVIDHVNLAQPWQHFDEAVLFYTSALALEPQPFAEVPSPSGLVRSQVMQTSNGAVRLVLNLAPAQQAQEKARKTYQEHIAFAVEDLVATARSARDRGLEFLQIPANYYEDLDARFDLEPGFLATLKELNLLYDRDANGEFLHFYTATVGSVFFEMVERRGNYDGYGAPNAPVRHAVQYDSLHRA from the coding sequence ATGCGCACCGGAATCGCCACGGTTTGCCTGTCCGGCACGCTGAAGGAGAAGATGCAGGCCTGCGCGATTGCGGGCTTCGATGGCATCGAGATCTTCGAACAGGACCTCGTCACGTCCCCCCACAGCCCGGAAGAGGTCCGGACAATGGCCGCCGACCTCGGCTTGGGCCTGGATCTCTACCAGCCGTTCCGGGATTTCGACGGCGTCACTCCGGACCTGCTGAAGGCCAACCTCAAGCGGGCCGAGGCCAAGTTCAAGCTCATGTCACGTTTGGGCATGGACACCATCCTGGTCTGCTCCAACGTGGCCACGGCAACCATTGACGACGACGATCTCAGAGCCGAGCAGCTCGCGGAATTGGCAGAGTTGGCCGGGGCGCACGGCGTCAAGGTTGCCTACGAAGCCCTGGCGTGGGGCAAATACGTCAACGACTACGAGCACGCCTACCGCCTGGTTGAGATGGTGGACCACCCCAACCTCGGCACCTGCCTTGACTCCTTCCACATTCTTTCCCGTGACTGGGACACCGCGCCGATCGAGCAGATCAACGCGGAGAAAATCTTCTTCGTTCAGGTTGCCGACGCCCCCAAGCTCTCCATGGACGTGCTGTCCTGGAGCCGCCATTACCGGGTTTTCCCGGGTGAGGGCCAGTTCGAGCTTGCCAAGTTCATGGGCCACGTTGTCCGTGCCGGATACACGGGCCCGGTCTCCCTCGAGGTCTTCAATGATGTCTTCCGCCAGTCGGACACCGAGCGCACCGCCGTGGATGCCATGCGCTCCCTCATCTGGCTGGAGGAACAGAGCGCCAAGTGGCTCGCAAGCACCTCCGTGGCAGATGCACCGGAAGACAAAGCCGCGTCCCGCCGTCGTTATCCCATGGAACTGGCCACGCTGCCCAAGGTGAGCGAACCCGCCGGCTTCAACTTTGCCGAGGTCAAGGCTGACGACACCGCTCAGCTTGAGAAGCTCCTGGGCCAGCTCGGCTTCGGGTTCGAAGGCCGCCACCGCACCAAGGATGTCCAGCTCTGGACCATGGGCCAGGCGCGCGTCATCATCAACGAGCAAGCGGCCTCGCACACCGAACCGGCTATCGCCGCGTTGGGGTTCGACGTCGACTCTCCAGTGATTGCCTCCGCTCGCGCCCAGCAGCTCAAGGCGCCCGTGGTGGCCCGCAAGGTCCAGGCCGACGAGGAAGTCTTCCAAGGCATTTCTGCCCCTGACTCCACCGAGATCTTCCTGTGCCAGGGCAGCCCGGACGGGACGGCGGCGTGGACGCACGAGTTCGGCGAGGGTCTGGAACACGCCTCCAGCGCACAGAACGCCGTCATTGACCACGTCAACCTCGCCCAGCCGTGGCAGCACTTCGACGAAGCCGTCCTCTTCTACACCAGCGCCCTCGCCTTGGAACCGCAACCCTTCGCGGAGGTCCCCAGCCCCAGCGGACTGGTGCGCTCGCAGGTGATGCAGACCAGCAACGGCGCCGTCAGGCTGGTGCTCAACCTGGCTCCGGCCCAGCAGGCACAAGAAAAAGCCCGCAAAACGTACCAGGAACACATCGCGTTCGCCGTGGAAGACCTCGTGGCTACGGCCCGGTCCGCCCGCGATCGTGGCCTCGAGTTCCTCCAGATTCCGGCCAACTATTACGAGGACCTGGACGCCCGGTTCGATCTTGAACCCGGATTCCTGGCCACCCTCAAGGAGCTCAACCTCCTCTATGACCGGGACGCCAACGGCGAGTTCCTCCACTTCTACACGGCCACCGTGGGCAGTGTGTTCTTCGAAATGGTGGAGCGCCGCGGCAACTACGACGGCTACGGGGCGCCCAACGCCCCGGTGCGCCACGCCGTCCAATACGACTCGCTCCACCGGGCTTAG
- a CDS encoding shikimate dehydrogenase — MSNRAESVLVGLVGEGVMPSLTPPMHEREADVQGLRLLYRPIDLLELQLPATAVGDLLTAAQRMGFNGLNITHPCKQLVLGHLDEISDDAARLGAVNTVLIQDGRLIGHNTDFSGFGSALADGLPEARLDRVVQLGAGGAGSAVAYALLKAGVGTLDLVDMDPARAAERAAELGGLFPEATVTPRSINELPEIMPLADGLVHCTPIGMAAHPGLPLDMGLVEPRHWVADIVYRPIETQLVREARAKGCDVLDGGRMAVGQAADAFQLITGREADRDRMRAHFLELIAAEEEALLAKAAN; from the coding sequence ATGAGCAACCGAGCCGAGTCCGTTCTGGTGGGCCTCGTAGGCGAAGGCGTCATGCCCTCACTCACGCCGCCCATGCACGAACGCGAAGCCGATGTGCAGGGCCTTCGCTTGCTGTACCGCCCCATCGACTTGCTGGAACTGCAGTTGCCGGCCACCGCCGTCGGGGATCTCCTGACGGCGGCGCAGCGCATGGGCTTCAACGGACTGAACATCACGCACCCGTGCAAGCAGTTGGTGCTGGGGCACCTTGATGAAATTTCCGACGACGCCGCGCGCCTGGGTGCCGTCAATACCGTCCTGATTCAGGACGGCCGGCTGATTGGCCACAACACTGACTTCTCCGGCTTCGGCTCGGCGCTCGCGGACGGCCTCCCCGAGGCGCGACTAGACCGCGTAGTTCAGTTAGGTGCAGGCGGTGCCGGTTCCGCCGTCGCCTACGCACTCCTCAAAGCCGGCGTCGGCACCCTGGACCTGGTGGACATGGATCCCGCCCGCGCCGCGGAACGTGCCGCCGAGCTCGGGGGGCTTTTCCCTGAAGCCACCGTTACGCCGCGGAGCATCAACGAGCTGCCCGAGATCATGCCCCTCGCTGACGGCTTGGTGCACTGCACTCCCATCGGCATGGCGGCCCACCCCGGGCTCCCCTTGGACATGGGCCTGGTGGAGCCGCGGCATTGGGTGGCGGACATCGTCTACCGCCCCATCGAAACGCAACTGGTCCGCGAGGCGCGGGCCAAGGGATGCGACGTCCTCGACGGCGGTCGCATGGCAGTCGGTCAGGCAGCCGACGCCTTCCAGCTCATCACTGGACGCGAGGCGGACCGCGATCGCATGCGGGCGCACTTCCTGGAGCTGATCGCCGCCGAAGAAGAGGCACTCTTGGCAAAGGCGGCCAACTGA